In a single window of the Nocardiopsis composta genome:
- a CDS encoding glutamyl-tRNA reductase — translation MSVLAVGLSHRSSPVALLERAALDGEERLKLMAEMAASPVIGEVMMVSTCNRTEVYAEVDKFHPALTEVIGKLSERTGISTAELTEHAYVHYEDRAVQHLFSVACGLDSMVVGEGQILGQVRNALKDAQHGGTLGRVLNDLGQRALRVGKRAHTETHLDHAGADMVTLGLEVALDRLRPGAAAPAAAAAPASCPASAGTAAEAAAAGVAAALPEPGPLTGLRVLVLGAGSMSALAANTVARMGASAVTVANRTAERAERLAECLTEAYEPIRSRAVPFAEAAAELPAVDLVVSCTGAQGLVLTAGDVRSALAGAPRGGRPLVFLDLALPRDVDEEVRALAGVHLVDIEDLRQAAAAGAGNAGGRTGAISLVREIVDEEVAEYQSVRRADLVAPTVVALRAHAGEVVAAELARLENRLPGLGEKEREEVSRALRRTVDKILHRPTVRVKELAARPGGDSYGAALRELFDLDPSAPEAVARPETVPGEDA, via the coding sequence ATGAGTGTCCTCGCCGTGGGGCTGAGCCACCGCAGCTCGCCCGTGGCGCTGCTGGAGCGCGCCGCCCTGGACGGTGAAGAGCGGCTCAAGCTCATGGCGGAGATGGCCGCCTCCCCGGTGATCGGCGAAGTCATGATGGTCTCCACCTGCAACCGCACCGAGGTCTACGCAGAGGTGGACAAGTTCCACCCGGCGCTCACCGAGGTCATCGGGAAGCTGTCCGAGCGGACCGGGATCTCCACCGCCGAGCTCACCGAGCACGCCTACGTGCACTACGAGGACCGCGCGGTCCAGCACCTGTTCTCGGTCGCCTGCGGCCTGGACTCGATGGTCGTCGGCGAGGGCCAGATCCTCGGCCAGGTGCGCAACGCGCTCAAGGACGCCCAGCACGGCGGCACCCTCGGCCGGGTCCTCAACGACCTCGGCCAGCGCGCGCTGCGGGTCGGCAAGCGCGCCCACACCGAGACCCACCTGGACCACGCCGGCGCCGACATGGTCACCCTCGGCCTGGAGGTCGCGCTGGACCGGCTCCGCCCCGGCGCCGCCGCCCCCGCCGCCGCGGCCGCCCCGGCGTCCTGCCCCGCCTCGGCCGGGACCGCCGCCGAGGCCGCCGCGGCCGGCGTCGCGGCCGCGCTGCCCGAGCCGGGCCCGCTCACCGGCCTGCGGGTGCTGGTGCTGGGCGCCGGCTCGATGAGCGCCCTGGCCGCCAACACCGTCGCCCGGATGGGCGCCTCCGCGGTGACCGTCGCCAACCGCACCGCCGAGCGCGCCGAGCGGCTCGCCGAGTGCCTCACCGAGGCCTACGAGCCGATCCGCAGCCGCGCGGTGCCGTTCGCCGAGGCCGCCGCCGAGCTGCCCGCCGTCGACCTGGTCGTCTCCTGCACCGGCGCGCAGGGCCTGGTGCTCACCGCCGGCGACGTGCGCTCCGCGCTGGCCGGCGCCCCGCGCGGCGGCCGCCCGCTGGTCTTCCTCGACCTGGCGCTGCCGCGCGACGTCGACGAGGAGGTGCGCGCCCTGGCCGGCGTGCACCTGGTCGACATCGAGGACCTCCGCCAGGCCGCCGCGGCCGGCGCGGGCAACGCCGGCGGCCGCACCGGGGCGATCTCCCTGGTCCGCGAGATCGTGGACGAGGAGGTCGCCGAGTACCAGTCGGTGCGCCGCGCCGACCTGGTCGCGCCGACCGTGGTCGCGCTGCGCGCGCACGCCGGCGAGGTGGTCGCCGCCGAGCTGGCCCGGCTGGAGAACCGGCTGCCCGGCCTCGGCGAGAAGGAGCGCGAGGAGGTCTCCCGCGCCCTGCGCCGCACCGTCGACAAGATCCTGCACCGGCCGACGGTGCGGGTGAAGGAGCTCGCCGCCCGCCCCGGAGGGGACAGCTACGGGGCTGCGCTGCGCGAGCTGTTCGACCTCGACCCCTCGGCTCCGGAAGCGGTCGCCCGGCCCGAGACCGTCCCCGGGGAGGACGCATGA
- a CDS encoding MoaD/ThiS family protein: MPSGTIRYWAAAKEAAGTAEEPYAAETLAEALEAAVRRRSGDDRLAGVVRRSSFIVDERPVGKRDHGEVFLTEGGVVEVLPPFAGG, from the coding sequence ATGCCGAGCGGAACGATCAGGTACTGGGCCGCGGCGAAAGAGGCCGCCGGCACGGCGGAGGAGCCCTACGCCGCGGAGACCCTGGCCGAGGCGCTGGAAGCCGCTGTGCGCAGGCGGTCCGGGGACGACCGGCTGGCCGGGGTGGTCCGGCGCTCGTCGTTCATCGTCGACGAGCGCCCGGTGGGAAAGCGGGACCACGGCGAGGTGTTCCTCACAGAAGGCGGAGTCGTCGAGGTGCTTCCGCCCTTTGCGGGGGGATGA
- a CDS encoding alpha/beta hydrolase has product MNRTGLAACAAALAVAVAGCTGEGADSGGQGAGQAPEPGLEGFYAQEIDWGGCEDGGDGFECGVYEVPLDYGDPEGERLEIAVKRLPAEGGAQGSLLVNPGGPGGSGYDYAGAAASVVGPDVRDRFDVVGFDPRGVARSEPIACLDQEGMDDYLGTDVLSEDGDADPAEVTDAGVERLEEGNRAFVEGCEERAGDLMMHMGTASVARDMDVLRAVLGDEDLNYLGKSYGTMIGAVYADLFPERVGAVVLDGALDPGLDQLQAGIEQAGGFETALRAFVEDCQGQRDCPVQGGDAEAGAAWIEGLLERAGREPLDNPSGDGREIGRARAELGIAGALYSEATWPDLRAALTEADEEHSGGGLLALGDQMYGRDDEEDYLNSTSALVAVNCSDSPSPRDPEAYREAAERAEEEYPLFGASFSWAAMTCAYWPEEAVAEQREPTAAGADPILVVGTTRDSATPYEWSQKLAETLESGVLLSRDGDGHTGYRMGDACVDRAVEAYLLDREVPEDGEACMP; this is encoded by the coding sequence GTGAACAGGACTGGACTGGCCGCCTGCGCAGCGGCGCTGGCGGTGGCGGTGGCCGGCTGCACGGGGGAGGGGGCGGACTCCGGCGGGCAGGGCGCGGGGCAGGCCCCCGAACCGGGCCTGGAGGGGTTCTACGCCCAGGAGATCGACTGGGGCGGCTGCGAGGACGGCGGCGACGGCTTCGAGTGCGGCGTCTACGAGGTCCCGCTCGACTACGGCGACCCGGAGGGCGAGCGGCTGGAGATCGCGGTCAAGCGGCTGCCGGCCGAGGGCGGGGCGCAGGGGTCGCTGCTGGTGAACCCGGGCGGCCCGGGCGGGTCCGGCTACGACTACGCCGGCGCGGCCGCCTCGGTGGTCGGCCCGGACGTGCGGGACCGCTTCGACGTGGTCGGCTTCGACCCGCGCGGGGTGGCCCGCAGCGAGCCGATCGCCTGCCTGGACCAGGAGGGCATGGACGACTACCTCGGCACCGACGTGCTCAGCGAGGACGGCGACGCCGACCCGGCCGAGGTCACCGACGCCGGGGTGGAGCGGCTGGAAGAGGGGAACCGGGCCTTCGTCGAGGGCTGCGAGGAGCGAGCCGGCGACCTGATGATGCACATGGGCACCGCCTCGGTGGCCCGGGACATGGACGTGCTGCGCGCGGTGCTCGGCGACGAGGACCTGAACTACCTCGGCAAGTCCTACGGCACCATGATCGGCGCGGTCTACGCCGACCTGTTCCCCGAGCGGGTGGGCGCCGTGGTGCTGGACGGGGCGCTCGACCCCGGCCTGGACCAGCTGCAGGCCGGGATCGAGCAGGCCGGCGGCTTCGAGACGGCGCTGCGCGCGTTCGTCGAGGACTGCCAGGGGCAGCGGGACTGCCCGGTGCAGGGCGGGGACGCCGAGGCCGGGGCAGCCTGGATCGAGGGCCTGCTGGAGCGGGCCGGCCGGGAGCCGCTGGACAACCCGTCCGGGGACGGCCGGGAGATCGGCCGGGCCCGCGCCGAGCTGGGCATCGCCGGGGCGCTGTACTCCGAGGCGACCTGGCCCGACCTGCGCGCGGCGCTGACCGAGGCGGACGAGGAGCACAGCGGCGGCGGGCTGCTCGCGCTGGGCGACCAGATGTACGGCCGGGACGACGAGGAGGACTACCTCAACTCGACGTCGGCCCTGGTCGCGGTGAACTGCTCGGACTCGCCGAGCCCGCGGGACCCGGAGGCCTACCGGGAGGCCGCCGAGCGGGCCGAGGAGGAGTACCCGCTGTTCGGCGCCTCGTTCAGCTGGGCCGCGATGACCTGCGCCTACTGGCCGGAGGAGGCGGTCGCCGAGCAGCGGGAGCCCACCGCGGCGGGCGCCGACCCGATCCTGGTGGTGGGCACCACCCGGGACTCGGCGACCCCGTACGAGTGGTCGCAGAAGCTCGCCGAGACCCTGGAGTCGGGGGTGCTGCTCAGCCGGGACGGCGACGGCCACACCGGCTACCGGATGGGCGACGCCTGCGTGGACCGCGCGGTCGAGGCCTACCTGCTGGATCGGGAGGTCCCGGAGGACGGCGAGGCGTGCATGCCCTGA
- a CDS encoding glutaredoxin family protein has product MLGKHGCHLCDEALEVIRRVAADTGAGYEVRYLEDASRQERDEYWERIPVTFVDGAPHDFWRVSERRLRAALAGGGE; this is encoded by the coding sequence ATGCTCGGCAAGCACGGGTGCCACCTGTGCGACGAGGCGCTGGAGGTGATCCGCAGGGTGGCCGCGGACACCGGCGCCGGGTACGAGGTCCGCTACCTGGAGGACGCCTCCCGGCAGGAGCGCGACGAGTACTGGGAGCGCATCCCGGTGACGTTCGTGGACGGCGCCCCGCACGACTTCTGGCGGGTCAGCGAGCGGCGGCTGCGCGCCGCGCTGGCCGGCGGCGGAGAGTAG
- a CDS encoding PSP1 domain-containing protein gives MGMMMAVSFERYGRLYYLDPGDASPRVGDKVLVPTDDGPEVAECVWAPQWVGDDVEGLPVCAGLAGPEDLERDERNRRFRASGRAAAKRLIRTARLPMRIVAVDYLPAEPLFTVYFTAERRVDFRGLLRDLGRELGVRVEFRQVGARDEARMQGGVGSCGRELCCATFLKDFEPVAVRMAKDQGLPVNPMRIAGACGKLMCCLKYEHPLYRTPGTEQARGRRGGGSCDRASVCGPRRAHEEARGAGGASPGGCGDGGDGVETRPA, from the coding sequence ATGGGCATGATGATGGCGGTCAGCTTCGAGCGCTATGGGCGGCTCTACTACCTCGACCCCGGGGACGCCTCGCCCCGGGTCGGCGACAAGGTGCTGGTGCCCACGGACGACGGCCCGGAGGTGGCCGAGTGCGTGTGGGCGCCGCAGTGGGTCGGCGACGACGTGGAGGGCCTGCCGGTCTGCGCCGGCCTGGCCGGCCCGGAGGACCTGGAGCGCGACGAGCGCAACCGGAGGTTCCGGGCGTCCGGCCGGGCCGCCGCCAAGCGGCTGATCCGCACCGCCCGGCTGCCGATGCGCATCGTCGCCGTCGACTACCTCCCGGCCGAGCCGCTGTTCACCGTCTACTTCACCGCCGAGCGCCGGGTCGACTTCCGCGGGCTGCTCCGCGACCTCGGCCGCGAACTGGGCGTCCGGGTGGAGTTCCGCCAGGTCGGGGCGCGTGACGAGGCGCGGATGCAGGGCGGGGTCGGCTCCTGCGGGCGGGAGCTGTGCTGCGCCACCTTCCTGAAGGACTTCGAGCCGGTCGCCGTCCGGATGGCCAAGGACCAGGGGCTGCCGGTCAACCCGATGCGCATCGCGGGGGCCTGTGGCAAGCTCATGTGCTGTCTGAAATACGAGCATCCGCTGTACCGGACCCCGGGCACCGAGCAGGCCCGCGGCCGGCGCGGAGGGGGCTCCTGCGACCGGGCGTCGGTCTGCGGCCCGCGCAGGGCGCACGAGGAGGCGCGGGGCGCGGGCGGCGCCTCACCGGGCGGGTGCGGCGACGGAGGCGACGGAGTGGAGACCCGACCGGCGTGA
- a CDS encoding winged helix-turn-helix transcriptional regulator, whose protein sequence is MSHLLLLTNSNEPSDHVLPALGLLLHSVRVAPAEPGALLTAGGERGASAVDAVLVDARSDLASARNFCRLLDTTGLDCPLIAVLTEGGVAALTTDWQVDDFLLTTAGPAEVEARLRLAVGQADAGPDDPDEIRRGDLVIDEATYIARLRGRILDLTFKEFELLKFLAQHPGRVFTRAQLLQEVWGYDYFGGTRTIDVHVRRLRAKLGSEHESLIGTVRNVGYRFVPDFPARSGAQESDSADPAGDASAPAEAAPAPRSSRPSASAKR, encoded by the coding sequence ATGAGCCACCTGCTGCTGCTGACGAACTCCAACGAACCGTCCGACCATGTACTGCCCGCCCTCGGCCTGCTCCTGCACTCGGTGCGGGTGGCGCCCGCGGAGCCCGGGGCGCTGCTCACCGCGGGGGGCGAGCGCGGCGCGTCGGCCGTGGACGCCGTCCTCGTCGACGCCCGCAGCGACCTGGCCTCCGCGCGCAACTTCTGCCGCCTGCTGGACACCACCGGACTGGACTGCCCGCTGATCGCCGTGCTCACCGAGGGCGGCGTCGCGGCGCTCACCACCGACTGGCAGGTGGACGACTTCCTGCTGACCACCGCCGGCCCGGCCGAGGTCGAGGCCCGGCTGCGGCTCGCCGTCGGCCAGGCCGACGCCGGCCCGGACGACCCGGACGAGATCCGCCGCGGCGACCTGGTCATCGACGAGGCCACCTACATCGCGCGGCTGCGCGGGCGCATCCTCGACCTCACCTTCAAGGAGTTCGAGCTGCTGAAGTTCCTCGCCCAGCACCCCGGCCGGGTGTTCACCCGCGCCCAGCTGCTGCAGGAGGTCTGGGGCTACGACTACTTCGGCGGCACCCGCACCATCGACGTGCACGTGCGGCGGCTGCGCGCCAAGCTCGGCAGCGAGCACGAGTCGCTGATCGGCACGGTGCGCAACGTCGGCTACCGGTTCGTCCCGGACTTCCCGGCCCGCTCCGGCGCCCAGGAGTCCGACTCCGCCGACCCCGCCGGCGACGCCTCCGCCCCGGCCGAGGCCGCTCCGGCGCCGCGGAGCTCCCGCCCCTCGGCGTCGGCCAAGCGCTGA
- the tmk gene encoding dTMP kinase, which translates to MSRSASLGAPGEARSVLAIKPFRRLWISLSLSGLGDWLSLLAMVSLAVVLTRDAAPAVPYLAVSGVLALRLLPWLLLSAPAARAADRLDPRFTLVGADALRGLLYLSVPLVGRLDWLLAAHLLAEAAALFRAPAKEAAIGGLVPKKRVAQADRIALLAGYWTAPVAAGLFAVLAGVGTVLGALAPALAGPRADLALYLAPPVLLAAAAIAWTAPVQGRPRTERPEKRPEPAPEPAPQQPAADEQPTQEVRTVEVDPNELTAPIGTAETLQVPALPDPEEQKAKEEARKAEEAKRKAEERARLRAERQAAAEERRKARRTGSETDPLGTLRDGFRSAGSGALPRALLLGMLGSFAAGGALVGVGRILADRLGAGSAGFGVLFGALAAGAVLGVLAGPRTLRQFSRRRLFGLALGASAVALLLIGLIPNMALAAVLSLAVGAGTGLAWTIGLTLLTQEADGPTRPAIPAFAYTAGRTALFAAAVVAPLPALLIGDHTLAVRELTYDVLGSGVVLVIAALAALVVAVLCYRRMNGEPGDVPLVTELLAALRGVPVPGDKGAGEQERPPGTFIVLEGGEGAGKSTQVGQLSVWLRDEGFEVVTTREPGSTRLGMRLRALLLDKEHTGMSPRAEALLYAADRADHVNEVILPALRRGAIVISDRYVDSTLAYQGAGRDLPVSEIARINDWATAGLVPQLTVLLDLPAEDGLARLGGTTDRIEAESQEFHDRVRRGFLDLAERDAGRYLVVDARGPAEQITREIQRRIRPLLPDPVPQDAEAITGMMPVVKDDEG; encoded by the coding sequence CTCCGGCTGCTGCCCTGGCTGCTGCTGAGCGCCCCGGCCGCGCGGGCCGCCGACCGGCTCGACCCCCGGTTCACCCTGGTCGGCGCGGACGCGCTGCGCGGCCTCCTCTACCTGTCGGTGCCCCTGGTGGGCCGGCTCGACTGGCTGCTCGCCGCGCACCTGCTGGCCGAGGCCGCCGCGCTGTTCCGGGCGCCCGCCAAGGAGGCCGCGATCGGCGGCCTGGTGCCCAAGAAGCGGGTGGCGCAGGCCGACCGGATCGCCCTGCTGGCCGGGTACTGGACCGCCCCGGTCGCGGCCGGCCTGTTCGCCGTGCTGGCCGGGGTCGGCACCGTGCTGGGCGCGCTGGCCCCGGCGCTCGCCGGGCCCCGCGCCGACCTCGCCCTCTACCTGGCGCCGCCGGTGCTGCTGGCCGCCGCCGCCATCGCCTGGACCGCCCCGGTCCAGGGGCGTCCGCGCACCGAACGGCCGGAGAAGCGCCCGGAACCGGCGCCGGAGCCGGCCCCGCAGCAGCCGGCCGCCGACGAGCAGCCGACCCAGGAGGTCCGCACCGTCGAGGTCGACCCCAACGAGCTCACCGCCCCCATCGGCACCGCGGAGACCCTGCAGGTCCCCGCGCTCCCCGACCCCGAGGAGCAGAAGGCCAAGGAGGAGGCGCGCAAGGCCGAGGAGGCCAAGCGCAAGGCGGAGGAGCGCGCCCGGCTGCGCGCCGAGCGGCAGGCCGCCGCCGAGGAGCGCCGCAAGGCCCGCCGCACCGGCTCCGAGACCGACCCGCTGGGCACCCTGCGGGACGGCTTCCGCTCGGCCGGCTCCGGCGCGCTCCCGCGCGCGCTGCTGCTGGGCATGCTCGGCTCGTTCGCCGCCGGCGGCGCCCTGGTCGGCGTCGGCCGGATCCTCGCCGACCGGCTCGGCGCCGGCAGCGCCGGGTTCGGCGTGCTGTTCGGCGCGCTGGCCGCGGGCGCGGTGCTGGGCGTGCTGGCCGGCCCGCGCACCCTGCGCCAGTTCAGCCGGCGCCGGCTGTTCGGCCTGGCGCTCGGCGCCTCCGCGGTCGCGCTGCTGCTCATCGGCCTGATCCCGAACATGGCGCTGGCCGCGGTGCTCTCCCTGGCGGTGGGCGCCGGCACCGGCCTGGCCTGGACCATCGGCCTGACCCTGCTCACCCAGGAGGCCGACGGGCCGACTCGCCCCGCCATTCCGGCCTTCGCCTACACCGCCGGCCGCACGGCGCTGTTCGCCGCCGCGGTCGTCGCCCCGCTGCCCGCCCTGCTGATCGGCGACCACACCCTGGCGGTCCGGGAGCTCACCTACGACGTGCTCGGCTCCGGTGTGGTGCTGGTGATCGCGGCGCTGGCCGCGCTGGTGGTCGCGGTGCTCTGCTACCGCCGGATGAACGGCGAGCCGGGCGACGTGCCGCTGGTCACCGAGCTGCTCGCGGCGCTGCGCGGCGTCCCGGTCCCCGGGGACAAGGGCGCCGGGGAGCAGGAGCGCCCGCCCGGGACCTTCATCGTGCTGGAGGGCGGCGAGGGCGCCGGCAAGTCGACCCAGGTCGGCCAGCTCTCGGTCTGGCTGCGCGACGAGGGCTTCGAGGTGGTCACCACCCGCGAGCCCGGCTCCACCCGGCTCGGCATGCGGCTGCGCGCGCTGCTGCTGGACAAGGAGCACACCGGCATGTCGCCGCGGGCCGAGGCGCTGCTGTACGCCGCGGACCGGGCCGACCACGTGAACGAGGTGATCCTGCCCGCGCTGCGCCGCGGCGCGATCGTGATCAGCGACCGCTACGTCGACTCCACCCTGGCCTACCAGGGCGCCGGCCGGGACCTGCCGGTCTCCGAGATCGCCCGGATCAACGACTGGGCCACCGCGGGCCTGGTGCCGCAGCTCACCGTGCTGCTCGACCTCCCGGCGGAGGACGGGCTGGCCCGGCTGGGCGGCACCACCGACCGGATCGAGGCGGAGTCGCAGGAGTTCCACGACCGGGTCCGGCGCGGCTTTCTCGACCTGGCCGAGCGGGACGCCGGCCGCTACCTGGTGGTGGACGCGCGCGGCCCGGCCGAGCAGATCACCCGGGAGATCCAGCGCCGGATCCGCCCGCTGCTGCCCGACCCGGTGCCGCAGGACGCCGAGGCGATCACCGGGATGATGCCGGTGGTCAAGGACGACGAGGGCTGA
- a CDS encoding redox-sensing transcriptional repressor Rex translates to MTPRSTRPRERGIPEATVARLPVYLRALQGLAERGILTVSSEDLASAAGVNSAKLRKDLSHLGSYGTRGVGYDVDYLVYQISRELGLTQDWSVAIVGAGNLGRALANYGGFGTRGFRIAALLDADEGVVGDEVAGLHVGHIDTLEDVVSTERVSIGVIAVPAVAAQGVCDRFVEAGVTSVLNFAPVVLNVPPAVDVRKVDLSIELQILAFHAQRKADGRAPAPPGGRIGAKEKA, encoded by the coding sequence GTGACCCCTCGTTCGACCCGGCCCCGGGAGAGGGGCATACCGGAGGCCACGGTCGCCCGGCTGCCGGTCTACCTGCGCGCCCTGCAGGGCCTGGCCGAGCGCGGCATCCTCACCGTCTCCTCGGAGGACCTGGCCTCCGCGGCCGGGGTGAACTCCGCCAAGCTCCGCAAGGACCTCTCCCACCTCGGGTCGTACGGGACCCGCGGCGTCGGCTACGACGTCGACTACCTCGTCTACCAGATCTCCCGTGAACTCGGTCTCACCCAGGACTGGTCGGTGGCCATCGTCGGCGCCGGAAACCTGGGCCGCGCCCTGGCCAACTACGGAGGGTTCGGCACCCGCGGGTTCCGCATCGCCGCCCTGCTCGACGCGGACGAGGGCGTCGTCGGGGACGAGGTCGCGGGCCTGCACGTCGGGCATATCGACACGCTGGAGGACGTTGTCTCCACCGAGAGGGTCTCGATCGGGGTGATCGCCGTGCCCGCGGTGGCGGCGCAGGGCGTGTGCGACCGGTTCGTCGAGGCCGGGGTGACGAGCGTGCTCAATTTCGCACCGGTGGTCCTGAATGTGCCTCCGGCCGTCGATGTGCGTAAGGTCGATCTATCCATCGAACTGCAGATCCTCGCCTTCCACGCCCAGAGGAAGGCGGACGGCCGGGCGCCCGCACCGCCCGGCGGACGGATCGGCGCGAAGGAGAAGGCGTGA
- a CDS encoding DNA polymerase III subunit delta' has product MSVFDDLVGQEAVVGGLRAAAAAANALLAGDEEAGKRMTHAWLFTGPPGSGRSEAARAFAAALQCPDGGCGHCPSCHQVLGGTHADVLYVRPSGLSFGVDSTRDLVLRAASRPTGGRFRVVLFEDADRATEAASNALLKAVEEPAPRTVWLLCTPTAEDMLVTIRSRCRQVVLRTPPTRAVVDALVNRDGIDPATAAEAARAAAGRLDRARRLATDEEARRRRSEILAMPARLDGMGACVTAAARLYELAEAEAKATTSALDETEKADMKAAFGEGATGKGVAKAVRGAAGALKDLEERQKRRATRLKRDSYDTALTDLLLFYRDVLAVQFGSGVELSTGANRADLERIARASTPEATLRRIDAIMHCRARIDANVHPQIALEAMTSALHQG; this is encoded by the coding sequence ATGAGCGTCTTCGATGACCTGGTGGGCCAGGAAGCGGTGGTCGGCGGGCTGCGGGCGGCGGCCGCCGCGGCGAACGCGCTGCTCGCGGGGGACGAGGAGGCCGGGAAGCGGATGACGCACGCCTGGCTGTTCACCGGCCCGCCGGGGTCCGGGCGGTCTGAGGCGGCGCGGGCGTTCGCCGCGGCGCTGCAGTGCCCGGACGGCGGCTGCGGCCACTGCCCCTCCTGCCACCAGGTCCTCGGCGGCACCCACGCCGACGTGCTCTACGTCCGCCCCAGCGGGCTGAGCTTCGGCGTGGACTCCACCCGCGACCTGGTGCTGCGCGCGGCGTCCCGGCCCACCGGCGGGCGGTTCCGGGTGGTGCTCTTCGAGGACGCCGACCGGGCCACCGAGGCCGCCTCCAACGCGCTGCTCAAGGCGGTGGAGGAGCCGGCCCCGCGCACCGTGTGGCTGCTGTGCACGCCCACCGCGGAGGACATGCTGGTCACCATCCGGTCCCGCTGCCGGCAGGTGGTGCTGCGCACCCCGCCGACCCGGGCGGTGGTCGACGCGCTGGTGAACCGGGACGGCATCGACCCGGCCACCGCCGCCGAAGCCGCCCGGGCCGCGGCCGGCCGGCTGGACCGGGCGCGGCGGCTCGCCACCGACGAGGAGGCCCGCCGGCGCCGCTCGGAGATCCTGGCGATGCCCGCCCGGCTGGACGGCATGGGCGCCTGCGTCACCGCGGCGGCCCGCCTCTACGAGCTGGCAGAGGCCGAGGCGAAGGCCACCACCAGCGCCCTGGACGAGACCGAGAAGGCCGACATGAAGGCGGCGTTCGGCGAGGGGGCCACCGGTAAGGGCGTGGCCAAGGCGGTGCGCGGGGCGGCCGGTGCGCTCAAGGACCTGGAGGAGCGGCAGAAGCGGCGCGCCACCCGCCTCAAGCGGGACTCCTACGACACCGCCCTCACCGACCTGCTGCTCTTCTACCGCGACGTGCTGGCCGTGCAGTTCGGCTCCGGAGTGGAGCTGTCCACCGGGGCGAACCGGGCCGACCTGGAGCGCATCGCCCGCGCCTCCACCCCCGAGGCCACCCTGCGCCGGATCGACGCGATCATGCACTGCCGGGCCCGGATCGACGCCAACGTGCACCCGCAGATCGCCCTGGAGGCGATGACCTCCGCCCTGCACCAGGGCTGA
- the hemC gene encoding hydroxymethylbilane synthase, translated as MTSAAAARLGTRRSNMATTQSGLVARAITERTGVPVELELITSYGDVTRAHLTQLGGTGVFVNALRDELLAGSIDFAVHSLKDLPTAPADGLVLAAITERDDPRDALCARDGLAFDALPAGARIGTGSPRRVAQLAALRPDLVYVPIRGNAETRLGKVASGELDAVVLAYAGLVRVGRVGDVTDVFGPDRMLPAPGQGALAVECRAERAGTDLSYLSAVDHAATRLAVTAERTVLAELEAGCAAPVGAFATYSDGRLRLRAAVVSTDGTESVRGESGAEVEAEPASLKAAADLGRELARSMIADGADRIVADAAAGDAAD; from the coding sequence ATGACCTCCGCAGCCGCCGCCCGCCTGGGCACCCGGCGCAGCAACATGGCCACCACCCAGTCCGGGCTGGTCGCCCGGGCCATCACCGAGCGCACCGGCGTCCCGGTCGAGCTGGAGCTGATCACCAGCTACGGCGACGTCACCCGGGCGCACCTCACCCAGCTCGGCGGCACCGGGGTGTTCGTCAACGCGCTCCGCGACGAGCTGCTGGCCGGCTCCATCGACTTCGCGGTGCACTCGCTGAAGGACCTGCCCACCGCGCCCGCCGACGGCCTGGTGCTGGCCGCCATCACCGAGCGGGACGACCCGCGCGACGCGCTGTGCGCCCGCGACGGCCTGGCCTTCGACGCGCTGCCGGCCGGCGCGCGGATCGGCACCGGCTCGCCGCGCCGCGTCGCCCAGCTGGCCGCGCTCCGCCCCGACCTGGTCTACGTGCCGATCCGCGGCAACGCCGAGACCCGGCTGGGCAAGGTCGCCTCCGGGGAACTGGACGCGGTGGTGCTCGCCTACGCCGGGCTGGTCCGGGTGGGCCGGGTCGGCGACGTCACCGACGTGTTCGGCCCGGACCGGATGCTGCCCGCGCCCGGCCAGGGCGCGCTGGCCGTGGAGTGCCGCGCCGAGCGGGCCGGCACCGACCTGTCCTACCTGTCCGCGGTGGACCACGCCGCCACCCGGCTGGCGGTCACCGCGGAGCGGACCGTCCTGGCCGAGCTGGAGGCCGGCTGCGCCGCCCCGGTCGGCGCGTTCGCCACCTACTCCGACGGGCGGCTGCGGCTGCGCGCCGCGGTGGTCTCCACCGACGGCACCGAGTCCGTCCGCGGCGAGAGCGGCGCCGAGGTCGAGGCCGAGCCCGCGTCGCTGAAGGCCGCGGCCGACCTCGGCCGGGAGCTGGCCCGGTCGATGATCGCCGACGGCGCCGACCGCATCGTGGCCGATGCGGCCGCCGGCGACGCCGCCGACTGA